ATGCGCAGTTCGGTCAATGAGCCGTCGAAAACCTGCTGCTCCTCGCGCGAGAGGTTTCCGTTCGTTTTCTCCCGAAGAACGCCGAGCAGATCAATCATCTGTTTGGCCGCTACGAGATCAATCTGTTTTTGACCCGCTTCGGGATTTTCGACCATCCCCAAGTGCATGGCGGCCGAAGAAACGAGCCCCATGAGGAAATCGAGAAAGAGCGGCGATGTAGCCGGAGGCTCCGCCGGTGCGGCTCGCGTTGCACTTTCGGACGGAGATGGCGTTTCTGAGGGGCGCTGCTCCACCGTGGTCGAGGATTCGTACTGATCGGCAAATTCCGGACGCAGCGTCCCATCGGGATTGAACGGTCGCCGATCCACGACGCGAAAAGCCTGTTCGCGTTCCGTGCTCATCGCTTCTGATCCTCGCTCTGGAAAAGTCTCACGCTCATCATGCTAGCATCGGGGCGCCGGACCAGGCAAGAAGGGGGCCCAAAGCGTCATTCCTCCGAGTCCATCGCGACGTCACAATCTCCCGTTGCGGGCAATTACCCGGCGAGCGCCTTTTAACGGTGCGAGCAACAGCACGCAACAACCGGGCGCTCCCAGGATACAGGCACGTGAAAATCGTGACAGTCACGACTGGAATCTGAAATTGACGATGGGCAATCGTTTCCGTCCCCGGGAGATTGCCGACGTTTGCACCTCAGGGCTAAGACTCGTGCCATGTCGTTCCTCGAAGGCGTGTTTGACGGGTGTGGGCGGGGTCTGTTATAGTCATCCCCACCGGCGAGAGAAGAGAGGGTGAATGGAGCGCGAGCGTTTCTACATCGGCCTGGACCTGAGCGCGACGACTATCAAGTCGGCGATCACCAATGGTCTGGGAGAAATCTACGAGATCACCCAGCAACCTCTCCGAAATGATCCCGGTGCCATTGTCGCGGCGGCTCTGGATGCGGTGAACCGATTGCGCGCACGGGCGCAGGAGCGAGGCTGGGAGATTGCGGCTCTGGGCGCGGGCGTGCCCGGGCTGGTGAATCCTGCGACGCATCGGGTGGAAGTGGCCCCGAACCTCCCGGCGCTGGCCGAGATGGACCTTTATGATGAACTGGTGAAGGCGACGGGATTGCCGGTGGTCTTCGATAATGATGCCAACGTCGCGGCTTACGGCGAGTATACGTGCGGCGTCGCTCAGGGGATGCGCCATCTCATCTACGTGACCCTGGGTACGGGAATCGGCGCGGGACTGATCATCGAAGGGAAGATTTATCGGGGCGCTCTCGGATTTGCCGGAGAGTTCGGGCATACGACGGTTGATCCCGATGGTCTGGCCTGCGTCTGTGGGAACCACGGCTGTTTGGAGACGATCGCCTCGGGGCCCAATCTCGTGCGGCGGACTCGCGAACGCCTCTTCCGCGATCGGAGTTCCTCGCTGTCGCGGCTGG
The DNA window shown above is from Blastocatellia bacterium and carries:
- a CDS encoding DUF1844 domain-containing protein; amino-acid sequence: MSTEREQAFRVVDRRPFNPDGTLRPEFADQYESSTTVEQRPSETPSPSESATRAAPAEPPATSPLFLDFLMGLVSSAAMHLGMVENPEAGQKQIDLVAAKQMIDLLGVLREKTNGNLSREEQQVFDGSLTELRMRYVHLTSSRKERA
- a CDS encoding ROK family protein, with product MERERFYIGLDLSATTIKSAITNGLGEIYEITQQPLRNDPGAIVAAALDAVNRLRARAQERGWEIAALGAGVPGLVNPATHRVEVAPNLPALAEMDLYDELVKATGLPVVFDNDANVAAYGEYTCGVAQGMRHLIYVTLGTGIGAGLIIEGKIYRGALGFAGEFGHTTVDPDGLACVCGNHGCLETIASGPNLVRRTRERLFRDRSSSLSRLASPDKGELTPERIAAEAVNGDDFALMMIEQTGRWIGIAVANVINLLNLDMVVLGGGVMVAGDLLLNPIIETVRRRAFGIMATHCRIVAALLGGQAGVIGGAMLARDTFAGASPA